One part of the Desulfonema ishimotonii genome encodes these proteins:
- a CDS encoding DUF6868 family protein yields MKQPLPRETIQILDAIAGVLLRCFIFTVVALLSVWTVILAMGDLIYQIHTIWFDIPRKEFDLFLLYSLTFIKTLNVVFFLIPFLAIRHFLRSNNDTAPDTTV; encoded by the coding sequence ATGAAACAGCCCCTGCCCCGGGAAACGATACAGATATTGGATGCCATTGCCGGAGTGCTTCTGAGATGCTTCATCTTCACAGTTGTGGCCCTGCTCTCCGTCTGGACAGTGATTCTCGCAATGGGCGATTTAATTTACCAGATCCATACCATATGGTTTGATATACCCAGGAAAGAGTTTGATCTGTTTCTCCTTTATTCCCTGACCTTTATCAAAACATTAAACGTCGTATTCTTCCTGATACCCTTTCTGGCAATCAGACACTTTTTGCGCAGTAACAACGATACTGCCCCGGATACAACAGTATAA
- a CDS encoding substrate-binding periplasmic protein has translation MKKTKFISVLTLAIALLMTTSAFGEKITSIRIATPSWESQTNRDGSGLIFDIVRSVYEPVGIKMDYKLVPWKRAEAMLSSNRADAMLSARKRKDRLTPEYPMWTEYTAAVFRKDNITAWSGIKTLEGRKAIWLRGYDFHTDDKMKPVYLKWWGEVDAYAQGWSMLDKGRTDFFIDALVDINQYIKKSRVDMSPYRIEILWGEPSYMSFAETGKAEKLMKIYDKRIIELFKSGELKKLFDKWDIRYSPEAWQK, from the coding sequence ATGAAAAAGACAAAGTTCATTTCAGTTCTGACGTTGGCGATTGCGCTGCTGATGACGACTTCCGCTTTCGGTGAAAAGATTACATCCATCCGGATCGCCACACCCTCATGGGAAAGCCAGACGAACAGGGACGGCAGCGGTTTGATCTTTGACATTGTGCGGAGTGTATATGAACCCGTGGGAATAAAAATGGATTATAAACTGGTACCGTGGAAGCGGGCCGAGGCGATGCTCAGTTCAAACCGGGCCGATGCCATGCTGAGCGCACGCAAGCGAAAGGACCGGCTGACGCCCGAATATCCCATGTGGACGGAGTATACCGCCGCTGTTTTCAGAAAGGATAACATAACAGCCTGGAGCGGGATTAAAACCCTGGAGGGCAGAAAGGCCATATGGCTCCGGGGATATGATTTCCACACGGATGATAAGATGAAACCAGTCTATCTTAAGTGGTGGGGAGAAGTGGATGCATACGCCCAGGGCTGGTCAATGCTGGACAAGGGCAGAACCGATTTTTTCATAGACGCGCTCGTGGATATAAATCAGTATATCAAAAAGAGCCGGGTCGATATGAGTCCGTATCGGATTGAGATATTGTGGGGAGAACCTTCGTATATGAGCTTCGCGGAAACAGGGAAAGCGGAAAAGCTGATGAAGATTTATGATAAAAGAATCATAGAGCTGTTTAAATCGGGTGAGCTGAAAAAGCTGTTTGATAAATGGGATATCCGATATTCGCCTGAAGCCTGGCAGAAATAA